A DNA window from Manduca sexta isolate Smith_Timp_Sample1 unplaced genomic scaffold, JHU_Msex_v1.0 HiC_scaffold_583, whole genome shotgun sequence contains the following coding sequences:
- the LOC115449241 gene encoding LOW QUALITY PROTEIN: thioredoxin domain-containing protein (The sequence of the model RefSeq protein was modified relative to this genomic sequence to represent the inferred CDS: deleted 1 base in 1 codon): MKTTITFVLLFFCLNVHSQGLQGISDDDLLELIRDKEKLIVLFTKSNCETCKLLEEHIESLQEDFKKEMNAVGVKVTNSHMARLYNPGKEPALVFFRHGVPLLYNGEADENEIYGFFEKNQSPAVKELNDKIFEHITQAATGATTGDWFVMFYGASCVECQRLHAVWESVGATLRGRINVARIDGNLAGVNTAKRFQVTSLPAFLFFRLGKVYKYDIPKRDVKSFVIFAEEWYKNTKGTPVPLLASPFDDVVDWSVEMIKFSIAFGLDLLAKYPWIWQIGLAGFGLVAITALIALLKAGRSKPAKSVKKEKKSK, translated from the exons atgAAGACAACAATAACTTTTGTTTTACTATTCTTCTGCTTGAATGTTCATAGTCAAGGTCTGCAGGGCATTAGCGATGATGATCTATTAGAATTAATAAGGGATAAAGAAAAACTAATTGTTTTGTTCA CAAAGTCAAATTGTGAAACATGCAAGTTGTTAGAAGAACACATAGAGAGTTTGCAAGAGGATTTTAAGAAAGAAATGAATGCAGTA GGTGTGAAAGTGACTAACAGTCACATGGCAAGATTATATAATCCAGGAAAAGAACCAGCACTGGTTTTCTTTAGGCATGGTGTCCCTTTACTATACAATG GTGAAGCtgatgaaaatgaaatatatgGTTTCTTTGAAAAAAACCAATCACCTGCAGTCAAAGAGCTTAATGATAAGATTTTTGAGCATATTACTCAGGCTGCTACCGGTGCAACCACTGGAGACTGGTTTGTGATGTT TTACGGCGCATCTTGTGTAGAGTGTCAAAGATTACATGCAGTTTGGGAGAGTGTGGGTGCCACTTTAAGGGGACGCATTAATGTTGCTCGAATTGACGGCAATTTAGCTGGTGTGAATACAGCTAAACGATTTCAAGTTACTTCATTGCCTGCCTTCCTCTT TTTCCGTCTTGGTAAAGTTTATAAGTATGATATACCAAAGCGGGATGTGAAGTCTTTCGTTATATTCGCTGAAGAGTGGTACAAAAATACTAAAGGCACACCAGTTCCTTTACTTGCTTCACCTTT TGATGATGTTGTTGACTGGTCTGTAGAAATGATCAAATTCAGCATAGCATTCGGATTGGATCTACTGGCGAAATATCCTTGGATTTGGCAAATAGGTTTAGCTGGTTTTGGTTTGGTGGCAATTACTGCATTAATAGCACTGCTAAAGGCAGGAAGGTCTAAACCTGCCAAAAGTgttaagaaagaaaagaaaagtaaaTAG